From Juglans regia cultivar Chandler chromosome 8, Walnut 2.0, whole genome shotgun sequence, the proteins below share one genomic window:
- the LOC109000999 gene encoding ER membrane protein complex subunit 4-like — MEKGKGVMVGGRRWAVDFTDYSTSPSSRDIPDPPGFSRASQDQDDSTLSRQKKDAESNWKSQKAWEVAQAPFKNLLMMGFMMWMAGSTVHLFSIGITFSALLQPISALQGVGKVFEPYKDVKVDLLGPKLLFIALNLGGLALGVWKLNTLGLLPTHASDWVSSLPPAQEVEYSGGGIPIR; from the exons ATGGAGAAAGGAAAGGGAGTGATGGTAGGGGGTAGAAGATGGGCCGTTGACTTCACTGACTACTCCACCTCTCCTTCTTCCCGCGACATTCCCGATCCCCCTGGTTTCTCTCGAGCCTCTCAAGATCag GATGATTCAACTCTGAGTCGGCAAAAGAAGGACGCAGAATCGAACTGGAAATCTCAG AAAGCTTGGGAAGTGGCACAGGCCCCTTTCAAGAATTTGCTAATGATGGGATTCATGATGTGGATGGCTGGAAGTACAGTGCATTTGTTTAGCATTGGTATCACGTTTTCTGCTCTTTTGCAGCCAATTAGTGCCTTACAAGGGGTTGGGAAGG TTTTTGAGCCTTATAAAGATGTTAAAGTAGATCTTCTTGGGCCTAAGTTGCTCTTTATTGCCCTTAATTTGGGCGGTTTAGCCCTGGGTGTTTGGAAG CTAAACACTTTGGGACTTCTTCCTACCCATGCATCAGACTGGGTTTCTTCCTTACCTCCTGCGCAG GAGGTTGAATATTCTGGGGGGGGTATTCCTATACGTTGA
- the LOC109001000 gene encoding ubiquitin C-terminal hydrolase 22-like isoform X1, producing MTTGNPSYTNPKPCKHLADYKLNHGLSGYKSLQKHLKTAPHGKTSVGKPSTKTPRCISCDGFQGRLYFCLICSSVSCLDHNLLHTQSEVGHDVAVDIERAELYCCVCCDQVYDPDFDKAVMSKHIMGITGDKNGDESIGKRLVKRRRLGSGVVEELVDSKISKQLISMRDRRAKSCYPLGLRGLNNLGNTCFMNSVLQALLHAPPFRNYFLSGGHNHETCRKRSVDQLCLSCDIDVVFSAAFSGDRAPYSPAQFLYSWWQHSANLASYEQKDAHEFFISVLDGIHEKEVKSRNQNRDNGDCQCIAHGVFSGLLRSDVTCMTCGFTSTTFDPCVDISLDLDTSNFPPKNTANKSIKPDANSSMSTLLGCLDLFTRQEKLGSDSKLYCQNCQERQDSAKQMSIKRLPLVLCLHIKRFEHSPVTKMSRKIDRYLQFPLSLDMTPYLSSSVVRNRFGNRIFAFESGESDISAEFEIFAAVTHAGTLESGHYVNFLRLRNQWYKCDDAWINEVDEGMVRASQCYMMFYVQKSLYQKANEDWSHLPISPRRNMFGQ from the exons ATGACCACAGGAAACCCTTCGTACACAAACCCAAAACCCTGCAAGCACCTTGCAGATTACAAGCTTAACCATGGCTTGAGTGGCTATAAATCCCTCCAAAAGCACCTCAAGACCGCCCCGCATGGGAAAACAAGTGTTGGGAAACCCAGCACAAAGACACCCAGATGCATATCTTGTGATGGGTTTCAAGGTAGACTCTATTTTTGCCTGATTTGCTCCTCAGTCTCATGTTTGGACCATAACCTTTTGCATACCCAGTCTGAGGTTGGTCATGATGTGGCTGTAGACATTGAAAGGGCGGAGCTTTATTGCTGTGTGTGCTGTGATCAGGTCTATGACCCTGATTTTGATAAGGCTGTAATGTCCAAGCACATCATGGGCATCACAGGAGACAAGAATGGTGATGAAAGTATTGGAAAGAGATTGGTTAAGAGGAGGAGATTGGGCTCGGGTGTAGTTGAAGAATTGGTGGATTCGAAGATATCTAAACAGTTAATTTCCATGAGAGATCGGAGGGCGAAATCTTGTTATCCATTGGGTTTGAGAGGATTGAATAATCTTGGGAATACTTGTTTCATGAACTCTGTGTTGCAAGCATTGCTACATGCACCTCCTTTCAGGAATTACTTCTTGAGTGGAGGGCATAATCACGAAACTTGTCGGAAAAGATCGGTGGATCAGCTGTGCTTATCTTGTGACATTGATGTCGTTTTCTCGGCTGCGTTTTCAGGTGATCGGGCACCATATAGCCCTGCTCAGTTTCTTTACAG TTGGTGGCAGCATTCAGCAAACCTGGCAAGTTATGAGCAGAAGGATGCTCACGAGTTCTTCATTTCAGTCTTAGATGGGATCCACGAGAAGGAGGTAAAATCAAGGAACCAAAATAGAG ATAATGGAGATTGCCAGTGTATTGCTCATGGGGTATTCTCTGGACTATTGAGATCAGATGTCACGTGCATGACCTGTGGATTCACATCAACAACTTTTGACCCTTGTGTGGACATCTCACTTGACCTGGACACAAGCAATTTCCCTCCAAAAAATACAGCTAACAAGTCAATCAAACCAGATGCAAACAGCAGTATGTCTACTCTTCTGGGTTGTTTGGATTTGTTCACAAGGCAGGAAAAGTTGGGATCGGACTCAAAACTTTACTGTCAAAACTGTCAAGAAAGGCAAGACTCGGCGAAACAAATGTCCATAAAGAGGCTCCCTTTGGTGTTGTGTTTGCATATTAAACGATTTGAGCATTCACCTGTTACAAAAATGTCGAGAAAAATTGACCGCTATTTGCAGTTTCCTCTCTCCTTGGATATGACACCATATTTATCCTCCTCAGTTGTCAGAAACAGATTTGGGAATAGAATCTTTGCTTTCGAGAGTGGCGAATCAGATATTTCTGCagaatttgagatttttgcGGCGGTTACTCATGCAGGAACGCTTGAATCTGGCCATTATGTTAATTTTCTGCGCTTAAGAAACCAATGGTACAAATGTGATGATGCATGGATTAATGAGGTTGACGAGGGGATGGTGAGAGCTTCGCAGTGCTATATGATGTTCTACGTGCAAAAATCGCTTTACCAGAAAGCCAATGAGGATTGGAGCCACCTGCCGATTTCCCCAAGGAGAAACATGTTTGGCCAGTGA
- the LOC109001000 gene encoding ubiquitin C-terminal hydrolase 22-like isoform X2 — translation MTTGNPSYTNPKPCKHLADYKLNHGLSGYKSLQKHLKTAPHGKTSVGKPSTKTPRCISCDGFQDIERAELYCCVCCDQVYDPDFDKAVMSKHIMGITGDKNGDESIGKRLVKRRRLGSGVVEELVDSKISKQLISMRDRRAKSCYPLGLRGLNNLGNTCFMNSVLQALLHAPPFRNYFLSGGHNHETCRKRSVDQLCLSCDIDVVFSAAFSGDRAPYSPAQFLYSWWQHSANLASYEQKDAHEFFISVLDGIHEKEVKSRNQNRDNGDCQCIAHGVFSGLLRSDVTCMTCGFTSTTFDPCVDISLDLDTSNFPPKNTANKSIKPDANSSMSTLLGCLDLFTRQEKLGSDSKLYCQNCQERQDSAKQMSIKRLPLVLCLHIKRFEHSPVTKMSRKIDRYLQFPLSLDMTPYLSSSVVRNRFGNRIFAFESGESDISAEFEIFAAVTHAGTLESGHYVNFLRLRNQWYKCDDAWINEVDEGMVRASQCYMMFYVQKSLYQKANEDWSHLPISPRRNMFGQ, via the exons ATGACCACAGGAAACCCTTCGTACACAAACCCAAAACCCTGCAAGCACCTTGCAGATTACAAGCTTAACCATGGCTTGAGTGGCTATAAATCCCTCCAAAAGCACCTCAAGACCGCCCCGCATGGGAAAACAAGTGTTGGGAAACCCAGCACAAAGACACCCAGATGCATATCTTGTGATGGGTTTCAAG ACATTGAAAGGGCGGAGCTTTATTGCTGTGTGTGCTGTGATCAGGTCTATGACCCTGATTTTGATAAGGCTGTAATGTCCAAGCACATCATGGGCATCACAGGAGACAAGAATGGTGATGAAAGTATTGGAAAGAGATTGGTTAAGAGGAGGAGATTGGGCTCGGGTGTAGTTGAAGAATTGGTGGATTCGAAGATATCTAAACAGTTAATTTCCATGAGAGATCGGAGGGCGAAATCTTGTTATCCATTGGGTTTGAGAGGATTGAATAATCTTGGGAATACTTGTTTCATGAACTCTGTGTTGCAAGCATTGCTACATGCACCTCCTTTCAGGAATTACTTCTTGAGTGGAGGGCATAATCACGAAACTTGTCGGAAAAGATCGGTGGATCAGCTGTGCTTATCTTGTGACATTGATGTCGTTTTCTCGGCTGCGTTTTCAGGTGATCGGGCACCATATAGCCCTGCTCAGTTTCTTTACAG TTGGTGGCAGCATTCAGCAAACCTGGCAAGTTATGAGCAGAAGGATGCTCACGAGTTCTTCATTTCAGTCTTAGATGGGATCCACGAGAAGGAGGTAAAATCAAGGAACCAAAATAGAG ATAATGGAGATTGCCAGTGTATTGCTCATGGGGTATTCTCTGGACTATTGAGATCAGATGTCACGTGCATGACCTGTGGATTCACATCAACAACTTTTGACCCTTGTGTGGACATCTCACTTGACCTGGACACAAGCAATTTCCCTCCAAAAAATACAGCTAACAAGTCAATCAAACCAGATGCAAACAGCAGTATGTCTACTCTTCTGGGTTGTTTGGATTTGTTCACAAGGCAGGAAAAGTTGGGATCGGACTCAAAACTTTACTGTCAAAACTGTCAAGAAAGGCAAGACTCGGCGAAACAAATGTCCATAAAGAGGCTCCCTTTGGTGTTGTGTTTGCATATTAAACGATTTGAGCATTCACCTGTTACAAAAATGTCGAGAAAAATTGACCGCTATTTGCAGTTTCCTCTCTCCTTGGATATGACACCATATTTATCCTCCTCAGTTGTCAGAAACAGATTTGGGAATAGAATCTTTGCTTTCGAGAGTGGCGAATCAGATATTTCTGCagaatttgagatttttgcGGCGGTTACTCATGCAGGAACGCTTGAATCTGGCCATTATGTTAATTTTCTGCGCTTAAGAAACCAATGGTACAAATGTGATGATGCATGGATTAATGAGGTTGACGAGGGGATGGTGAGAGCTTCGCAGTGCTATATGATGTTCTACGTGCAAAAATCGCTTTACCAGAAAGCCAATGAGGATTGGAGCCACCTGCCGATTTCCCCAAGGAGAAACATGTTTGGCCAGTGA
- the LOC109001002 gene encoding enhancer of rudimentary homolog, producing the protein MANKHTILLMQTSPNRATRTFMDYDSISQAMDGICGLYERKLKELNPAIRNITYDIADLYNFIDGLADMSALVYDHSIHAYLPYDREWIKQRTFQHLKKLAH; encoded by the exons ATg GCTAATAAGCACACCATTCTCTTGATGCAAACTTCTCCAAACAGAGCTACTAGAACATTTATGGATTATGATTCAATAAGTCAAGCTATGGACG GCATATGTGGGTTATACGAAAGGAAGCTTAAGGAGTTAAATCCAGCCATCAGAAACATCACTTATGACATTGCAGATCTCTACAATTTCATTGATGGCCTTGCAGATATGAGTGCCTTAGt TTATGATCACTCAATCCATGCTTATTTGCCGTATGATCGAGAATGGATTAAACAGCGGACGTTTCAACATCTAAAGAAATTGGCACACTGA
- the LOC109001001 gene encoding 30S ribosomal protein S16-2, chloroplastic/mitochondrial: MVVRIRLSRFGCKNKPFYRVMAADSRSPRDGKHLEVLGYYNPLPGQDGGKRMGLNFERVKYWLSVGAQPSEPVQRVLFRSGLLPPPPMMAMGRKGGPRDTRHVDPMTGRILTLEKPANADQPKDQDKNSEDGASTS, from the exons atggtGGTGAGGATCCGCTTATCGAGGTTCGGATGCAAAAACAAGCCATTTTACCGTGTCATGGCTGCTGATAGCAGATCTCCTCGCGATGGCAAGCATCTTGAAGTTTTAGGCTACTACAATCCATTGCCAG GCCAAGATGGAGGCAAACGAATGGGTCTTAATTTCGAAAGGGTGAA ATATTGGCTCTCTGTTGGTGCTCAACCCTCAGAACCTGTGCAACGGGTTCTTTTCAGGTCAGGGTTACTGCCTCCACCACCAATGATGGCAATGGGACGGAAAGGTGGACCACGTGATACACGTCATGTTGATCCTATGACTGGTCGCATCTTGACTCTTGAGAAGCCAGCTAATGCTGACCAGCCAAAAGACCAAGATAAAAATAGTGAAGATGGTGCAAGTACCTCATGA